A single Loxodonta africana isolate mLoxAfr1 chromosome 24, mLoxAfr1.hap2, whole genome shotgun sequence DNA region contains:
- the RNF114 gene encoding E3 ubiquitin-protein ligase RNF114 gives MAAQQRDREGGAQLAGSAAAAAAEADPLARFTCPVCLEVYEKPVQVPCGHVFCSACLQECLKPKKPVCGVCRSALAPGVRALELERQIESTETSCHGCRKNFFLSKIRAHVATCSKYQNYIMEGVKATTKDASLQPRNIPNRYTFPCPYCPEKNFDQEGLVEHCRLFHSTDTKSVVCPICASMPWGDPNYRSANFIEHIQRRHQFSYDTFVDYDVDEEDMMNQVLQRSIMDQ, from the exons ATGGCGGCGCAGCAGCGAGATCGTGAGGGCGGCGCGCAATTGGCTGGgtccgcggcggcggcggcggcggaggccgACCCCCTGGCCCGCTTCACGTGTCCCGTGTGCTTGGAGGTGTACGAGAAACCGGTGCAGGTGCCCTGCGGTCACGT CTTTTGCTCTGCATGCCTGCAGGAATGTCTGAAGCCGAAGAAGCCCGTCTGCGGGGTATGCCGCAGCGCTCTGGCCCCTGGCGTCCGAGCCCTGGAGCTCGAGCGGCAGATTGAGAGCACAGAGACATCTTGCCATGGCTGCCGTAAAAAT TTCTTCCTATCCAAGATCCGGGCCCACGTGGCTACCTGTTCCAAATACCAGAATTATATCATGGAAGGTGTGAAAGCCACCACTAAGGATGCATCTCTTCAGCCAAG gAATATCCCAAACCGTTACACTTTTCCTTGCCCTTATTGTCCTGAGAAGAACTTTGACCAGGAAGGACTTGTGGAACACTGCAGATTATTCCATAGCACAGATACCAAGTCTGTG GTTTGTCCGATATGTGCCTCGATGCCCTGGGGAGACCCCAACTACCGGAGTGCCAACTTCATAGAGCACATCCAGCGCCGGCACCAGTTTTCTTACGACACTTTTGTG GATTACGATGTTGATGAAGAGGACATGATGAATCAGGTGTTGCAGCGCTCCATCATGGACCAGTGA